In Ferroplasma sp., a single window of DNA contains:
- a CDS encoding aspartate aminotransferase family protein: MLKEFPKKGIDSEKIHDILDSYGEGDIKNSRGRLFTYFYDPGIKELENFQDIFLKFSNRNGMDYHAFPSTLKLENDVVAMMGSLLHGEDNVSGTFTTGGTESIILAMKAARDTFLEKHKGIPEVILPVTAHPSFSKAAEYLGLKEIRVNVDQNYLADVYAMERKINDNTAMIVGSAPSFPYGTIDPIKKLSDLALQHNLWLHVDACVGGMILPFLKENGKSIPDYDFRLPGVISMSVDLHKYGFTPKGSSVVMYRNESYRRHQIYVNARWPGYPMSNAGMQATKSAGPLAGTWAILNYLGFDGYTRLAKKTLDAYETIRAGIEKIGYRITGKPDATIFAFQDDNNSIFQTGVKMIEHGWYPQVQPSNKNLGLPSTIHLNICPVHVDVAGEFLEDLKQIHNKVGSDEEARDMAINSKEKTADYLVSMVRSNPDKKTLFFHMLYQLSPEKGEQIFREITDMDFHASHN, translated from the coding sequence ATGTTGAAAGAATTTCCAAAGAAAGGGATTGATTCAGAAAAAATACACGATATTCTCGACTCCTATGGAGAGGGTGACATTAAAAATAGCAGGGGAAGGCTGTTTACATACTTTTATGATCCCGGCATCAAAGAATTGGAAAACTTTCAGGACATCTTCCTAAAATTTTCTAACAGAAATGGAATGGATTACCATGCTTTTCCAAGTACTTTGAAACTGGAAAATGATGTTGTGGCAATGATGGGTTCACTGCTACATGGAGAGGATAATGTTTCTGGTACCTTTACAACAGGTGGAACAGAGAGCATCATACTGGCAATGAAGGCAGCAAGGGATACGTTTCTGGAAAAGCATAAGGGCATTCCTGAGGTGATACTTCCGGTAACTGCCCATCCATCATTCAGCAAGGCTGCAGAATATCTCGGCCTGAAGGAAATACGGGTAAATGTGGATCAGAATTACCTGGCAGATGTTTATGCCATGGAAAGAAAGATAAATGATAATACCGCCATGATAGTTGGATCTGCACCATCATTTCCATACGGGACAATAGATCCAATAAAAAAACTTTCTGATCTGGCACTCCAGCATAATTTATGGCTTCATGTTGATGCATGTGTCGGTGGCATGATACTTCCATTCCTGAAGGAGAATGGAAAGAGTATTCCAGATTACGATTTTAGGCTGCCAGGCGTAATTTCCATGTCAGTTGACCTCCATAAATATGGATTCACCCCCAAGGGATCATCAGTGGTAATGTACAGAAACGAATCATACCGGCGCCACCAGATATATGTTAATGCACGGTGGCCCGGATACCCAATGTCCAACGCAGGCATGCAGGCCACAAAATCGGCAGGGCCACTGGCTGGAACATGGGCAATACTCAATTATTTAGGATTTGACGGATATACTAGGCTGGCAAAAAAAACCCTAGACGCATACGAAACCATAAGGGCCGGAATAGAGAAAATCGGGTACAGGATAACAGGAAAGCCAGATGCAACAATATTCGCCTTCCAGGATGATAACAACAGCATATTCCAGACAGGGGTAAAGATGATAGAGCATGGGTGGTACCCGCAGGTGCAGCCGTCAAACAAAAATCTCGGGCTTCCCTCAACAATACACCTTAATATATGCCCGGTCCATGTGGATGTTGCAGGGGAATTTCTTGAAGATCTCAAGCAAATTCACAATAAGGTTGGTTCAGACGAAGAGGCCAGGGACATGGCCATCAACTCTAAGGAGAAGACGGCCGATTATCTGGTCAGTATGGTCCGCAGCAATCCAGATAAAAAAACCCTGTTTTTCCATATGCTTTACCAGTTAAGCCCTGAGAAAGGTGAGCAAATATTCAGGGAAATTACGGACATGGATTTCCATGCCTCCCATAATTAA
- a CDS encoding amino acid racemase translates to MDIKIGIIGGMGPKATNQFLDRLTELTDADNDQEHVRYILYNDPEIPNRIDAYFNNGESPVNSINRGIDFMEKNGIQTVGIPCNTVHIWFDQFHRGINVLNMIDLTVSAVLESGYKRPGILATTATIESGLYIRDLKKAGINTIIPEDEDSVMRAVQHVKLGSISEGKAVLLPVIKELENRGVDSLILACTEIPVILGSNDTGLPLIDSDRLLAERLIIAAGKKVKNRY, encoded by the coding sequence ATGGATATAAAGATTGGAATAATCGGCGGTATGGGCCCAAAAGCAACAAATCAGTTTCTGGACAGGCTGACAGAACTAACTGATGCTGATAATGATCAGGAACACGTCAGGTACATCCTTTATAATGACCCTGAAATTCCAAACAGGATTGATGCATACTTTAATAATGGTGAAAGCCCGGTGAACTCAATTAATCGTGGCATTGATTTCATGGAAAAAAATGGTATACAGACAGTTGGAATACCATGCAATACTGTCCATATCTGGTTTGACCAGTTCCACAGAGGAATAAACGTTCTGAACATGATCGACCTGACAGTTAGTGCCGTTCTGGAATCAGGCTATAAGAGGCCAGGAATACTGGCAACAACTGCCACTATAGAATCCGGGCTATATATCAGGGATCTAAAAAAGGCAGGAATAAACACCATTATCCCGGAGGACGAGGATTCTGTCATGAGGGCTGTTCAGCACGTGAAGCTTGGAAGTATTTCCGAGGGAAAAGCAGTTCTTTTGCCAGTTATAAAGGAACTTGAAAACAGGGGCGTTGATTCCCTTATTCTGGCCTGCACCGAGATACCTGTCATACTTGGCAGTAATGATACGGGTCTTCCACTTATTGACTCGGACAGGCTTCTGGCAGAGAGATTAATTATAGCAGCCGGTAAAAAGGTTAAAAATAGGTATTAA
- a CDS encoding MFS transporter encodes MNLDKSISTASRWTRTDTWAFISFSMGMFLESYIFGMASVATTWVTIPPDFTAILLSWSPLWLIIGIAVAGPVSDRIGRKDVFYITMAMYGVGAIGITLSYSFYLILIFLAILLFASGGEMNTIMALSQEIMPRQHRSSTMLLELNFIPLGGLVLAGVAFSTAYGSVFFQRIMIAGTIVIVLIVLLASRRYLPESFLWLASMGHEKQAKADAIKYYGEDRFSQSIGNISKKSEKDELDRTKHFWLKFFATLTTAFAGTTGFGLIAYELGPIIFPNLTDLILLVSSVAAFVVGFIGLFGERVSRKKMLLYGNVGALVLTLITYETIGTWSKYIIMFWMLVIALNAFVQLGYLAEDTLKSEVWATKSRGTLTALVRFLGIGLYIPTIYITYTYSLDQYMLFNIFVWVIGSAGAITWYILGKETGLGITVENADW; translated from the coding sequence ATGAATTTAGATAAAAGCATATCAACTGCTTCAAGATGGACAAGAACTGATACGTGGGCGTTTATTTCCTTTTCCATGGGTATGTTTCTTGAATCCTATATATTCGGAATGGCTTCAGTGGCAACAACATGGGTAACAATTCCACCAGATTTCACTGCAATACTGCTTTCATGGTCGCCTCTGTGGCTCATAATAGGAATCGCTGTTGCCGGGCCTGTATCGGACCGTATCGGAAGAAAGGATGTGTTCTATATCACCATGGCAATGTACGGTGTAGGTGCAATTGGCATAACGCTAAGCTATTCTTTCTACCTAATATTGATATTCCTTGCAATACTTCTTTTTGCTTCCGGAGGAGAGATGAATACAATCATGGCACTCTCCCAGGAAATTATGCCCAGGCAGCATAGAAGCTCTACCATGCTCCTGGAACTGAACTTCATACCTCTTGGCGGCCTGGTGCTGGCAGGCGTTGCCTTTTCTACAGCATATGGGTCAGTATTTTTCCAGAGGATCATGATTGCCGGAACTATTGTCATAGTCCTCATAGTACTGTTAGCATCGAGGCGTTATTTGCCGGAAAGTTTCCTGTGGCTTGCAAGTATGGGGCATGAGAAACAGGCAAAGGCTGACGCAATCAAATATTACGGGGAGGATCGATTTTCACAGAGCATTGGGAACATTTCAAAGAAATCAGAAAAAGATGAGCTTGATAGAACGAAACATTTCTGGCTGAAGTTCTTTGCAACCCTTACCACTGCATTTGCAGGGACAACAGGTTTCGGGCTTATAGCCTATGAGCTCGGGCCCATTATATTTCCTAATCTAACCGACCTTATACTGCTTGTATCCAGCGTGGCAGCCTTTGTGGTTGGATTTATTGGGCTTTTCGGGGAAAGGGTAAGCAGGAAGAAGATGCTTCTCTATGGAAACGTTGGGGCACTTGTCCTCACACTTATCACATATGAAACCATAGGTACCTGGTCTAAATATATTATTATGTTCTGGATGCTGGTTATTGCATTGAATGCCTTTGTCCAGCTGGGATATTTAGCAGAAGATACCCTGAAATCAGAGGTATGGGCTACAAAATCAAGGGGCACCCTTACAGCGCTGGTGCGTTTTCTGGGTATTGGGCTCTATATTCCAACAATATATATTACATATACATACAGCCTGGACCAGTACATGCTTTTCAACATTTTCGTCTGGGTCATAGGATCAGCAGGGGCAATAACGTGGTACATACTTGGAAAGGAAACGGGACTTGGAATTACGGTTGAAAACGCAGACTGGTAG
- a CDS encoding glycosyltransferase family 2 protein yields the protein MINLSRYTVMFVDIMTIVSIIFIFIGIIASLYAALILKHGTFLEYLFTIWFWIASVFFGIQSITYFLSFRKSEDVYKSTIEYGYIKGLGGRVAVLVPIFNENPEMVKTNLIAISSNVGENADVYVLDDSNTGDTEYIAELCQRLGMKYVHRDNRRGYKAGALNDVLKNLKEEYACVLDIDQMPAPDFLRETTALLDRNPKIGFVQVPQIYSNADSSVLAEIAQAQQFIFYEILTEGKSVTGTLVSCGTNVVYRMEALRSVNFFDESSIVEDIATTVNMAINGWLGMYFNKKLVYGRAPVTMQGYVNQQWRWMSGSLELMPKILKKIIMSKKFPWRRKLDWFATTTWYTFGWFYLIFLISPILDMLGIRVLTINNILYFFAWLPYTILVMTTFILSHTEKGAPLRFVFYNMAANVLIFPLSIYASISVLMKKKRPFTTARTGVKLPWDHFWPQFTIMLLLTIASIYLVLQHSVYAYISAFWGFFQLMLLLPIFWLNRPPKESSMDAPAFKSYENP from the coding sequence GTGATTAACCTGAGCAGATACACAGTAATGTTTGTGGATATAATGACAATTGTATCCATTATCTTCATTTTTATAGGCATAATAGCATCACTTTATGCTGCCCTGATACTTAAGCACGGTACATTCCTGGAGTATTTATTTACCATCTGGTTCTGGATAGCCAGTGTATTTTTTGGTATTCAGAGTATAACATACTTTTTATCATTCAGGAAGAGCGAAGATGTTTATAAGTCAACTATTGAATATGGATATATTAAAGGCCTGGGGGGCAGGGTAGCGGTGCTTGTGCCTATTTTTAACGAAAATCCTGAAATGGTGAAAACCAATTTAATAGCCATCTCCTCAAATGTGGGAGAAAATGCAGATGTCTATGTTCTGGATGACTCTAACACAGGAGATACGGAATACATAGCCGAACTCTGCCAGAGGCTTGGGATGAAATATGTGCATAGAGATAATCGTAGGGGATATAAGGCAGGTGCCCTTAATGATGTTCTTAAGAATTTAAAAGAGGAGTATGCCTGTGTTCTGGATATAGACCAGATGCCGGCTCCAGATTTTTTGAGAGAAACTACTGCCCTTCTTGATAGAAACCCGAAAATCGGTTTCGTACAGGTGCCACAAATTTATTCAAATGCCGATTCCAGTGTTCTGGCCGAGATTGCCCAGGCACAGCAGTTTATTTTCTATGAGATACTCACTGAGGGGAAGAGCGTTACGGGAACATTGGTTTCATGTGGAACTAATGTGGTTTACCGTATGGAAGCATTAAGATCTGTCAACTTTTTTGATGAAAGTAGCATAGTTGAGGATATTGCCACAACTGTGAATATGGCAATAAATGGATGGCTGGGAATGTATTTCAACAAAAAACTGGTATATGGCCGTGCTCCTGTAACAATGCAGGGATACGTAAACCAGCAGTGGAGATGGATGTCCGGTTCCCTGGAACTTATGCCGAAAATACTGAAAAAAATCATCATGAGCAAAAAATTTCCGTGGCGCCGGAAACTTGACTGGTTTGCCACTACCACATGGTATACATTTGGGTGGTTCTATCTCATATTCCTGATTTCTCCTATTCTAGACATGCTGGGGATCAGGGTGCTTACCATAAACAACATTCTGTATTTCTTTGCCTGGCTTCCATACACCATTTTGGTAATGACCACCTTTATACTTTCTCATACAGAAAAGGGAGCTCCCCTGCGGTTTGTCTTTTACAATATGGCAGCAAATGTTCTCATATTCCCGCTGAGCATCTATGCATCCATAAGCGTGTTGATGAAAAAGAAAAGGCCTTTCACCACGGCGAGGACAGGTGTAAAACTACCATGGGATCATTTCTGGCCCCAGTTTACTATAATGCTGCTACTTACAATCGCATCTATCTATCTTGTATTGCAGCATAGCGTATATGCATACATATCCGCATTCTGGGGTTTCTTCCAGCTTATGTTGCTTCTACCAATATTCTGGCTTAACAGGCCCCCGAAAGAATCATCAATGGATGCCCCCGCCTTCAAAAGCTATGAAAATCCATAA
- a CDS encoding ATPase domain-containing protein, whose translation MGQTNVDFDVLSRILSSKYSVDIKSISIFQNRKILAQSGLEYTFYLIIEANGILIAAKLYDQNTTTDSIMIFNSQAMDAGITKKVLISSTEIGDYLKKMCNVYGIDIIDIKQEGNKPVQRAKFGIITLDAKLSGGLRPGYVYMISGVTGAGKTTVASTFLSYGASIGEKGLMILTDTFPDQFLDNIRTMDIGFIDYYNKKMIEVMEISDSIRSMKSDISSGKEDFRKFITKVVTELKKIIISNNIKRVVIDPITLLLIPDDDYVNLMLNSLALKGVTVIITSGLRNSELSMFGIEEYYVTGIIKLNYTSGNDGITRYMNIVKMRGTVFDSNPFYFQITADGIKPVQHVNTVKRNSSDDDIFRNIR comes from the coding sequence TTGGGTCAAACAAATGTGGATTTTGATGTACTTTCGAGAATATTATCTTCTAAATATTCTGTGGATATAAAATCAATATCAATTTTCCAAAACAGAAAGATTTTGGCCCAATCGGGCCTTGAATATACATTTTACTTAATTATTGAGGCTAATGGCATATTGATTGCAGCCAAGCTCTATGATCAGAATACAACAACAGACAGTATAATGATATTCAATTCACAGGCTATGGATGCAGGAATAACAAAAAAAGTGCTCATTTCATCCACCGAAATCGGTGACTATCTAAAAAAAATGTGCAATGTATATGGAATAGATATAATAGATATTAAACAGGAAGGCAATAAACCTGTTCAAAGGGCAAAATTCGGAATAATTACACTGGATGCCAAACTTTCTGGTGGTCTCAGGCCTGGATACGTTTATATGATTTCCGGCGTTACCGGCGCAGGGAAAACCACCGTCGCAAGCACATTCCTATCATATGGCGCGAGCATCGGCGAGAAGGGGCTTATGATTCTAACCGATACCTTTCCTGATCAGTTTCTGGATAACATCAGGACAATGGATATAGGCTTTATTGATTATTACAATAAGAAAATGATCGAGGTAATGGAAATATCTGATTCAATAAGGTCAATGAAATCTGATATATCTTCAGGAAAGGAAGATTTCAGGAAGTTTATTACAAAGGTTGTCACGGAGTTGAAAAAGATTATTATTTCAAATAATATAAAAAGGGTAGTTATAGATCCCATCACCCTTCTCCTGATTCCTGATGATGATTATGTAAATTTAATGCTGAACAGTCTTGCCCTCAAGGGCGTTACAGTAATTATCACCTCAGGATTAAGAAACAGTGAATTGAGCATGTTTGGAATTGAAGAATATTATGTTACCGGAATAATAAAGCTGAATTACACATCCGGGAATGATGGAATAACCAGATATATGAATATAGTAAAAATGCGTGGTACTGTATTTGATTCCAATCCATTCTATTTCCAGATTACCGCCGACGGCATAAAACCTGTACAGCATGTAAACACAGTGAAAAGGAACAGTTCGGATGATGATATATTCAGGAACATCAGGTGA
- a CDS encoding nucleotide-binding domain containing protein — translation MISIVVGSMTEITEKQIAHLHKTLQNDGKASSNNVALYYLRDEHFSRIRDKEFLRELSISNTLIMSGGETAYSLLDASGFDYLISGGQIMPLISTGKVSGGLFNGLHYIIKGGSIGEINIYEKMIEFAMENFGTG, via the coding sequence ATGATTTCCATAGTGGTTGGCAGCATGACAGAAATAACTGAGAAACAGATAGCGCATCTACATAAAACACTTCAAAATGATGGAAAAGCTTCAAGTAATAATGTGGCTCTATATTATCTCAGGGATGAACACTTCAGCAGAATAAGGGATAAAGAATTCTTAAGGGAACTCTCAATTTCAAATACCTTAATAATGAGCGGAGGCGAAACAGCATATTCCCTGCTGGATGCATCCGGATTCGATTATCTCATAAGCGGGGGTCAGATAATGCCACTGATTTCAACAGGCAAGGTAAGTGGTGGATTATTTAATGGATTGCATTATATTATCAAGGGTGGCAGCATCGGAGAAATTAACATTTATGAAAAAATGATTGAATTCGCCATGGAAAATTTTGGGACTGGATAA
- the pdxA gene encoding 4-hydroxythreonine-4-phosphate dehydrogenase PdxA yields MLNIGITLGDPAGIGPEIVAKSVNSIKNRNFKITLFGDRENFQEILKQCMLTMDGIKNIDFINTGTGDRIEQGRVTAQAGKIAYNSIRSAVEFAMAGRIDALATAPINKEAIIKAGSEYIDHTSMLKGLTNSRFITTLFEVKRLRITFLSKHVSLLDAVKFVKRYNVYSAIADTYKSMRLLGFPDPEIAVAALNPHAGESGMFGREEIDEIIPAVEKAKETMKVYGPVPADSVFYQASSGKYDVVLSLYHDQGHIAAKTYDFKNTVSMNIGLPFLRTSVDHGTAFDIAGQNKADYVSMKAAIMTAARYAPGYRKRFKTLKF; encoded by the coding sequence ATGCTCAACATAGGGATTACTCTGGGTGACCCTGCAGGCATAGGGCCGGAGATTGTTGCAAAGTCAGTTAATTCAATTAAAAACAGGAATTTCAAGATAACATTATTCGGGGACCGGGAAAATTTCCAGGAAATCCTGAAGCAGTGCATGCTTACTATGGATGGCATCAAGAACATTGACTTTATAAATACAGGGACTGGCGATAGGATAGAACAGGGAAGGGTAACAGCACAAGCTGGAAAGATAGCATATAACAGCATAAGAAGCGCAGTAGAATTCGCCATGGCAGGAAGAATAGATGCATTGGCAACAGCACCGATTAACAAGGAGGCAATCATAAAGGCAGGATCAGAATACATAGACCATACATCCATGCTTAAGGGACTCACAAATTCCAGATTCATTACTACCCTGTTCGAGGTAAAAAGGCTCAGGATTACATTTCTGTCAAAGCATGTATCCCTGCTGGATGCAGTTAAATTTGTAAAAAGGTATAATGTTTACAGCGCAATAGCTGACACATATAAGAGCATGAGACTGCTGGGGTTCCCTGATCCGGAGATTGCAGTTGCGGCACTGAATCCCCATGCGGGGGAGTCGGGAATGTTCGGACGTGAGGAGATTGATGAAATAATCCCTGCAGTGGAAAAAGCTAAGGAAACCATGAAGGTATATGGACCGGTACCGGCTGATTCGGTATTTTACCAGGCGTCCTCCGGCAAATACGATGTGGTTCTGTCACTTTACCATGACCAGGGACATATAGCTGCAAAAACCTATGATTTTAAAAACACAGTTAGCATGAACATAGGGCTTCCATTCCTGAGAACCTCTGTGGACCATGGAACAGCCTTTGACATAGCAGGGCAGAATAAGGCTGATTATGTTAGTATGAAGGCCGCAATCATGACAGCAGCCAGATATGCCCCTGGCTACAGAAAGAGATTCAAAACATTGAAATTTTAG
- a CDS encoding MFS transporter — translation MEEQQVDKKYARFVLALFAMIIVAVMYVEGMLTPSLPSIAEGFHITVDQVSLVLSTYLLTGVALSPVVGKLADLYGKKKMMSIVMLLYAGAVSVTGFSPNFTFMVVSRAVQGIGLTIMPLGMAMVREEFPRNMVPKAQALISGMFGVGFAVSLPLGSFISDYYGWRMTYHTAIPFIVALAILTIWKVRESKYRRPDVKVDYVGAAALGIPLALIVLAMSEGSSWGWHSVLFLSVLVVGIILLIPMFIYERHYYQKGGEAIFDMKLLSKRNVLIANIALTVSGLGMYLSMQALSYKFETPTPYGFGFSILETGISMVAFAAGMIIFSIVTGKLISRTGIKPLAIAGSFVTAIGFFLLSTSPGLAMTLIDEVIIGSGMAIMNASIINLLVLSVEARDMGLATSMNSTFRYIGSSIGAPIAGTVLSLYTVVDIVHTAAGNVIFSFPDYTAFRYAFIIGGLTFIIAAFIVILSNEVLGRRTVEIPAKKTTAAEN, via the coding sequence ATGGAAGAACAGCAGGTAGATAAAAAATATGCCAGATTCGTTCTGGCTCTGTTTGCAATGATTATAGTTGCAGTTATGTACGTTGAGGGCATGCTAACACCATCCCTTCCCTCAATTGCAGAGGGTTTCCATATAACGGTAGACCAGGTAAGCCTGGTGCTTTCTACCTATCTTCTCACAGGGGTTGCCTTAAGCCCTGTGGTTGGAAAACTGGCAGATTTATATGGAAAGAAGAAAATGATGTCAATAGTGATGCTGTTATATGCGGGCGCAGTTTCAGTAACCGGATTTTCTCCGAATTTCACATTCATGGTTGTATCCAGGGCAGTCCAGGGCATAGGGCTCACAATAATGCCCCTTGGCATGGCCATGGTCAGGGAGGAATTCCCCAGAAATATGGTACCTAAGGCACAGGCTCTTATAAGCGGAATGTTCGGTGTGGGATTTGCAGTAAGCCTGCCACTGGGATCATTCATATCTGATTACTATGGCTGGAGAATGACATATCATACTGCCATACCATTTATAGTGGCCCTGGCAATTCTTACAATATGGAAGGTTAGGGAATCAAAATACAGGAGGCCGGATGTAAAGGTAGATTATGTAGGTGCAGCGGCACTGGGAATCCCCCTTGCCCTGATCGTGCTGGCAATGTCAGAGGGGTCCTCATGGGGCTGGCACTCCGTACTGTTTCTGTCAGTGCTGGTGGTTGGCATAATACTCCTAATCCCCATGTTCATTTATGAAAGGCATTACTACCAGAAAGGTGGAGAGGCAATATTTGATATGAAGCTCCTTTCAAAAAGGAATGTATTGATTGCAAATATAGCATTAACTGTTTCCGGACTGGGTATGTACCTCTCCATGCAGGCCCTCTCATATAAATTTGAAACTCCGACACCATATGGTTTTGGCTTCAGCATACTGGAAACAGGGATATCCATGGTTGCCTTTGCGGCTGGAATGATTATATTTTCCATAGTAACGGGGAAGCTGATTTCCAGGACGGGAATCAAGCCACTTGCCATAGCCGGATCCTTCGTAACAGCGATTGGATTTTTCCTGCTATCAACCTCCCCGGGCCTTGCCATGACCCTTATTGATGAGGTTATCATAGGCAGCGGGATGGCAATAATGAATGCATCCATAATTAACCTGCTGGTACTCTCGGTAGAGGCACGTGATATGGGGCTTGCCACATCCATGAACAGCACATTCAGGTACATAGGAAGCAGCATAGGCGCACCCATAGCAGGAACTGTCCTGTCACTTTACACGGTTGTGGATATAGTTCACACTGCAGCTGGAAACGTGATTTTCTCATTCCCGGATTATACCGCATTCAGGTATGCCTTTATTATAGGTGGGTTGACATTCATTATAGCCGCATTTATCGTGATCCTGTCAAATGAGGTACTCGGAAGGAGAACAGTAGAGATACCGGCGAAAAAAACCACGGCAGCAGAAAATTAA
- a CDS encoding HAD family phosphatase: MKSTAKGIIFDLDGTIWDSMPYRIKAWEMAFRDYGIDSDPEVIRLMIGYPGSMLIKKMNARDPSIEMAEERYFSGMFSDVKFFPDVADTFKELRNLGFKIAIVTSSRRAMAERLDIQVDALVTMDDVANGKPDPEGYRKAMAVMGTSPGSTVVVGDIDNDLIPAKALGSVAVLVTHGIKKESKNMDYEIQNIGDLIGLLKKIKMA; the protein is encoded by the coding sequence ATGAAATCTACTGCAAAGGGGATAATTTTTGATCTTGATGGAACAATATGGGATTCAATGCCATACCGGATAAAGGCCTGGGAGATGGCATTCAGGGACTATGGAATTGACAGCGATCCAGAGGTGATCAGGCTCATGATAGGATACCCGGGATCAATGCTTATAAAGAAGATGAATGCCCGTGATCCCAGTATTGAAATGGCAGAAGAGAGGTATTTTTCAGGGATGTTTTCTGATGTAAAATTTTTCCCGGATGTGGCAGACACTTTCAAGGAACTGAGAAATTTAGGTTTTAAAATCGCCATAGTTACCTCATCCAGAAGGGCAATGGCCGAAAGGCTGGATATACAGGTTGATGCCCTGGTTACAATGGATGATGTGGCAAATGGCAAACCGGACCCTGAGGGATACAGAAAGGCCATGGCTGTAATGGGAACATCGCCTGGAAGCACTGTTGTGGTTGGAGATATAGACAATGACCTGATTCCGGCAAAGGCACTGGGATCGGTTGCAGTGCTTGTAACACATGGCATAAAAAAAGAATCAAAGAATATGGATTATGAAATACAGAATATTGGTGATTTAATAGGCCTTCTGAAAAAAATTAAGATGGCCTGA